The Solibacillus sp. FSL R7-0668 genome includes the window TCAATAGCGCAGCCGATTACCCAAAGTGAGCTCGCAAAAAAGGTCACCGTTACAGAGGGTGGAATTTCACGCATGCTAACACGTCTTGAACAGGAGCAATTAATTACCCGGACACAGCAGTGGAAAACAAAATACATCGAGCTAACCGAAAAAGGTAATCAATTATTAACAAGCGCACTGGATGCACAAATTCAATTTCAATCATCGTTTTTTGATGATGTATTAACAAAAGAGGAACAAAAACAGTTATATGATTTAGTTTCTCGCGTCGAAAAAAACAGTCAAAGACATTAGGAGGAACATTATATGTACACAATTCCAGGACATCATCATATTTCGATGAATACAAAAAACGCAAAATCAAATAACCACTTCTACCGTGAAGTGTTAGGCTTACGTCGTGTTAAATTAACCGTCAATCAGGATGCGC containing:
- a CDS encoding MarR family winged helix-turn-helix transcriptional regulator, with product MKNNTLGSLIWLRMMRFTHQSNLLSNEFLKQYDLTTAQFDVLLQISIAQPITQSELAKKVTVTEGGISRMLTRLEQEQLITRTQQWKTKYIELTEKGNQLLTSALDAQIQFQSSFFDDVLTKEEQKQLYDLVSRVEKNSQRH